Proteins from a genomic interval of Methanofollis formosanus:
- a CDS encoding DUF4350 domain-containing protein produces the protein MRARFLAAAAVLLICLSAAVFHLSTTYDDYSRYNVQWNGTSAFFSQLEERGAESITDPNDLVHYDDTLLLIVAPEGPPGPERIKAYNNFLARNNTLVLCDDTGEAAALLDALPATITILPGTVSSVEREYTTTAAVRGYPVGNHTLVEGVSAVLLNRPAALEGGMPLLQTSLLSWADEDQNGRIDGEETVGRYRLGVTEKIGGGELIVIGDPGIFLNSMAGLGEGNKQFRENILSLRPVVLVDEGWSRTAAAGPFTGIILWVKERPLFQMGVLALFMCGAVYVFRKRIRR, from the coding sequence ATGCGGGCCCGTTTTCTCGCCGCCGCGGCCGTCCTTCTCATCTGTCTCAGTGCCGCCGTCTTCCACCTCTCGACCACCTATGACGACTACAGCAGATACAACGTCCAGTGGAACGGCACCTCGGCCTTCTTCTCGCAGCTCGAGGAGCGGGGGGCAGAGTCGATCACCGACCCGAACGACCTTGTACACTACGACGACACCCTCCTTCTGATCGTCGCCCCTGAGGGTCCGCCGGGGCCGGAGAGGATCAAGGCATACAACAACTTCCTGGCACGCAACAACACCCTCGTCCTCTGCGACGACACCGGCGAGGCCGCTGCTCTCCTCGACGCACTCCCCGCCACGATCACGATTCTGCCCGGCACCGTCTCTTCGGTCGAGCGCGAATACACCACCACTGCTGCAGTCAGAGGGTATCCGGTCGGCAACCACACCCTGGTCGAGGGGGTCTCGGCCGTCCTCCTCAACCGGCCTGCGGCGCTGGAGGGCGGGATGCCCCTCCTCCAGACTTCCCTTCTTTCATGGGCCGACGAGGACCAGAACGGCCGGATCGACGGCGAGGAGACGGTCGGACGGTACCGCCTGGGAGTCACCGAGAAGATCGGCGGCGGCGAACTGATCGTCATCGGGGATCCCGGGATCTTTCTCAACTCGATGGCGGGTCTGGGGGAGGGAAACAAACAATTTCGAGAGAATATTCTCTCTCTTCGCCCGGTCGTGCTGGTTGACGAGGGATGGAGCAGGACGGCCGCTGCCGGGCCGTTCACCGGTATCATTCTATGGGTGAAGGAACGCCCTCTCTTCCAGATGGGTGTTCTGGCCCTGTTCATGTGTGGAGCAGTATATGTTTTCAGAAAGAGGATCAGGAGGTAG
- a CDS encoding AAA family ATPase encodes MDVSERDVVPIAEKFEEVRGTVNRYVVGHEDLIRLIAISSLSEGAILIEGVPGTAKTTVSKIMAHLLSASFRRVQGAVDVQPADIIGVRIYARDKEEFLLKKGPIFSNFVLIDEINRLTPKTQSALLEAMSEQQATIDGETYPLPRPFFVMATQNPYEFEGTFALVEAQRDRFLFSVPLTYLDAEDEIEILRRAQSGRLAWDDYVKTLVPIIRPEEIEEMVRTVAAIHVEEPICRYITDLVMATRNHPDVRLGASSRASLALLRGAKANAVLEGRTYVIPDDVKALALPAFRHRIVLDREALIGRVPVDTIVREILDLVEVS; translated from the coding sequence ATGGATGTGAGTGAGCGCGATGTGGTACCGATTGCCGAGAAGTTTGAGGAGGTCAGGGGGACTGTCAACCGGTATGTGGTCGGGCACGAGGATCTGATCAGGCTGATCGCGATCAGTTCTCTCTCCGAGGGGGCGATCCTCATCGAGGGCGTCCCCGGCACCGCGAAGACGACGGTCTCGAAGATCATGGCGCATCTCCTCTCCGCCTCTTTCAGGCGTGTGCAGGGTGCGGTGGATGTCCAGCCGGCCGACATCATCGGGGTGCGGATCTATGCCCGCGATAAAGAGGAGTTCCTCCTGAAAAAGGGTCCGATCTTCTCGAACTTCGTCCTGATCGACGAGATCAACCGTCTCACCCCGAAGACCCAGTCGGCCCTTCTCGAGGCGATGAGCGAACAGCAGGCGACGATCGATGGGGAGACCTATCCCCTGCCCCGACCCTTCTTCGTCATGGCCACCCAGAACCCGTACGAGTTCGAGGGAACCTTTGCCCTGGTGGAGGCTCAGCGGGACCGTTTTCTCTTCAGTGTCCCGCTCACTTATCTCGATGCCGAGGACGAGATCGAGATCCTCAGGCGCGCCCAGAGCGGGAGGCTGGCCTGGGACGATTACGTGAAGACCCTCGTTCCGATTATCAGACCCGAAGAGATCGAAGAGATGGTCAGAACGGTTGCGGCGATCCATGTCGAGGAACCGATATGCCGATACATCACCGACCTGGTGATGGCCACCAGGAACCATCCAGACGTCCGTCTGGGAGCGAGTTCCCGGGCATCGCTCGCACTTCTGCGCGGGGCGAAGGCCAACGCGGTTCTGGAAGGACGCACCTATGTGATCCCGGACGACGTAAAGGCCCTTGCCCTTCCGGCCTTCCGTCATCGGATCGTGCTGGATCGGGAGGCGCTCATCGGGCGTGTCCCGGTGGATACGATCGTCAGGGAGATCCTGGACCTCGTCGAGGTGTCCTGA
- a CDS encoding DUF58 domain-containing protein, with amino-acid sequence MKPGPAAEGTGVLALAVTAYALLFDDPAGFVVAGALLVYLVYRAHLFLRNITRVVGSLAIFRKVERTIVRQGGGTGVETTVTYEPRPGLAVGVEDLVPPVAVQDGEQAYDTPESGKIVVRHRLKFMAAGVTAFGGIRLAARDPFFSGSLDLKHSALMTPSITVIPTGTSLTSAAAGSGFDEHHEEGQAVLLKGQETRSYREYVSGDPFELVDWKLSARHGKLYIREPEAMSGGSPCVIVDLPDPGHPLSDDEMTRYSMAVNGAVEGTYRRYGVCPLLLIAGGEVVASLPPEVPEEELFGALAMVRPTEQTVPVYRYLDAATVQTHLRGVRKAPGWEGTFRERLGTFISSFGSEDGLSYFWTQVTGTLRRSRSNGVYLCTPGRGDISHLVQVVLEARHLGFDVSGCTLSGPESAAARAELAACGMERMEEI; translated from the coding sequence GTGAAGCCGGGTCCGGCCGCAGAAGGGACGGGGGTGCTTGCCCTTGCCGTCACCGCCTATGCCCTCCTCTTCGACGATCCTGCCGGTTTCGTCGTCGCCGGAGCCCTGCTCGTCTATCTGGTGTACCGGGCTCATCTCTTTCTCCGGAATATCACGCGGGTCGTCGGGTCCCTGGCCATCTTCAGGAAGGTCGAGAGGACCATTGTCAGACAGGGGGGCGGTACCGGTGTCGAGACGACGGTCACCTACGAGCCGCGTCCCGGTCTCGCGGTCGGGGTGGAGGATCTCGTCCCGCCGGTCGCGGTTCAGGACGGGGAACAGGCGTATGACACCCCGGAGTCCGGGAAGATCGTGGTCAGGCACCGGCTGAAGTTTATGGCGGCCGGGGTGACCGCTTTTGGGGGGATCAGGCTCGCCGCTCGCGACCCCTTCTTCTCAGGTTCCCTCGACCTGAAACACAGTGCGTTGATGACACCGTCGATCACGGTCATACCGACCGGGACCTCCCTCACCTCCGCGGCCGCGGGGTCGGGGTTCGATGAACACCACGAAGAGGGACAGGCGGTTCTCCTGAAAGGCCAGGAGACGCGTTCGTACCGGGAGTACGTCTCCGGTGACCCCTTTGAGTTAGTGGACTGGAAACTCTCGGCCAGGCACGGTAAACTGTACATCAGGGAACCGGAGGCCATGAGTGGCGGGTCGCCCTGTGTCATCGTCGACCTCCCTGACCCGGGGCATCCTCTCTCCGACGATGAGATGACCAGGTACTCGATGGCGGTGAACGGTGCGGTCGAGGGGACGTACAGGAGGTATGGGGTCTGCCCGCTCCTTCTCATTGCCGGCGGCGAGGTGGTCGCCTCCCTCCCGCCGGAAGTTCCTGAAGAAGAACTCTTCGGGGCGCTGGCGATGGTCAGGCCGACTGAACAGACCGTCCCGGTCTATCGGTACCTGGATGCGGCGACGGTGCAGACGCACCTCAGGGGAGTGCGGAAAGCACCCGGGTGGGAGGGGACGTTCAGGGAGAGACTGGGGACGTTTATCTCTTCTTTTGGGTCGGAGGATGGACTGTCTTATTTCTGGACGCAGGTCACCGGCACCCTGCGCCGCTCCAGATCGAACGGGGTCTATCTCTGCACGCCGGGCCGGGGCGACATCAGCCACCTTGTCCAGGTGGTCCTGGAGGCGAGGCATCTCGGCTTCGATGTTTCGGGCTGTACTCTCTCGGGCCCGGAGAGCGCGGCGGCCAGGGCCGAACTGGCCGCATGCGGGATGGAACGGATGGAGGAGATCTGA
- a CDS encoding DUF1616 domain-containing protein — MNEEQPTKPVIIEAFDPKATSKDLIFVALWALATVAAIYVPLTHGTFVQAIFGLPMVIFIPGYALIAALFPEKDDIDGIERVALSFGLSIAVVPLIGLALNYTPWGIRLEPILVSLIAFTFAMLIAAHWRRALLPDDRRFVVPFNEMVTEAKAELFPEEQSRLDRALSVILVLAILAAVTTTIYVLVVPKEGEHFTEFYILGPGGKAADYPTSFFAGSEQSLIIGVGNHEYREVPYTVEVLLTNQTFDEATNTSRINAMERLDRFTVTVPHNETVERPYNFTVTETEMNRLQFLLFNETVPSDAVWGKDRINASYRDLHLWITVRPTAR, encoded by the coding sequence ATGAATGAAGAACAGCCTACAAAACCCGTGATCATCGAGGCGTTCGACCCGAAGGCCACCTCGAAAGATCTCATTTTTGTCGCCCTCTGGGCTCTGGCGACCGTCGCTGCAATCTACGTGCCGCTCACCCACGGTACCTTTGTCCAGGCGATCTTCGGCCTCCCCATGGTCATCTTCATCCCGGGCTATGCCCTTATTGCCGCACTCTTCCCTGAAAAAGACGATATCGACGGCATCGAACGGGTCGCCCTCTCGTTCGGACTTTCGATCGCGGTCGTTCCCCTTATCGGACTCGCCCTCAACTACACCCCATGGGGGATCAGGCTCGAACCCATCCTCGTCTCTCTCATCGCCTTCACCTTCGCGATGCTCATCGCCGCCCACTGGCGGCGGGCGCTTCTCCCGGACGACCGGCGCTTTGTCGTTCCGTTCAACGAGATGGTCACCGAGGCAAAGGCCGAACTCTTCCCTGAAGAACAGTCGCGTCTCGACCGCGCCCTCTCGGTGATCCTGGTCCTCGCGATCCTCGCGGCGGTGACGACGACCATCTATGTCCTCGTCGTCCCGAAAGAAGGCGAACATTTCACCGAGTTCTATATCCTCGGTCCCGGCGGAAAGGCTGCCGATTACCCGACCTCCTTCTTCGCCGGGAGCGAACAGTCCCTTATCATCGGTGTAGGGAACCACGAGTACCGGGAGGTGCCCTATACCGTCGAGGTGCTGCTCACCAACCAGACCTTCGACGAGGCGACCAACACCTCTCGGATCAACGCCATGGAACGACTCGACCGCTTCACCGTGACCGTGCCGCACAACGAGACCGTCGAGCGCCCGTACAATTTCACGGTCACCGAAACCGAGATGAACCGCCTCCAGTTCCTCCTCTTCAACGAAACGGTGCCATCGGACGCGGTCTGGGGCAAGGACCGGATCAACGCGAGTTACCGCGACCTTCACCTCTGGATCACGGTCAGGCCGACGGCCCGATGA
- a CDS encoding S8 family serine peptidase, protein MVLLAPATAGIPDGTVVQTDEKVPVIVVLKDQPDRGTNFLTMKAEAATSQASVLSSISVIDGAAAQSAEQFWIVNAIRIEADQAAIERIALLPGVDHVEPDMRVMVNDPVSKVSSVVDTQYTRSDEAYLMPWNLDWVETPGVWCAGNMGEGVTIAVVDTGIDGSHPAFGGRVKAFADFVNGENESAYDDEGHGTHCAGTAAGGEVAVSTDYEGNVDVVLGVAPKADLIGAKVLDFEGSGWISDILKGIQWSVENDADVVSLSAGSYFWRAETKPGEEDESCPMIEPGETLTLTLEVSSNYADGDDVYEPQFVVGGYVLEQMGYYNSATPYTPAPANLTFSLTAPGDVTPAGGLIDWDGFDHSPYTVMFKAPYTSNSGNWNGFWTVNITNNDNGTVYLKKVVIAEAYESDGNSAFDRTLNNLVEGGVVAVVAAGNDGYYGTGTVSTPGTAQDVITVGATDYCMDYRASFSSIGPVNRANPYVKPDVMAPGVGILSAYPGGQYAVMDGTSMATPCVAGTAALMLAGNDTLTPAEVKQALMDSAVHIKEDGTAMATPELNNLYGAGRISAYRAVEATGGLHGAPEVSSSLTELFGGPYYNQADPDTVKMLAVCWNATASAPVANETVNFYLSDYNYANWDIIRSDSAVTDADGMATVAFDISTLTPGRNFKAEVTWGDHVLSGFWSKYYSQDGGGTSVTPAPLYEAQSFIAPLDGAVTMRYPLIDTDGSAYTEPVRLVVKNATITFYNETLTPVDGVVTATVDFAGFDIDPTNYWSRPYILINDRNAGTVSFSYEIYYEAFSSPKLAICPPGSSIDIALEVAGHHSGGVVTSKDYRVDVTSFTETEILSLPPELLGQFATGTPVDAAALLEAAEGLTPVESTGTVSVTNGIGIYNFTMPADCSVAVVKFFDPSYEDYGYYDSSMVSVVYGSMSPWTLHRVTAPMPVALDTLDSTFIGVSDYTWPSTWNQSEYRSVPGSQATLQAVVCTINGTTYDVTPDAGKTVRLYTVDGVRTNTTGADGTCTFTLDVAGKSFEDVILLTEGIDVAAGTLNYIPFSIYSSSRVPAGLLGCDPEAAAAVVTLNPASETRWMDVTYQGSGSYQVALHSYGPDDTPIVERGIFAASPWVGWLTEGTEFADTFAYTGDWTKTIAPSVNGTYEGRASVVWDGRFVGYMGRMFSVPEASVNYEVKPDVLVGTTVPVTFTVTDNDGNPVGGAKVGFFLGGATFFDYTGNDDDVRPINIDHMNMWYPDPYSEVLTGYTKANGQVTLDVHAPSAEMALERRALGFSDYIFYKTVCYKGDEVIKPDLWYYDGWYYDGAFKLTAEALPDFVPVVSAPHVVKLYRNDSVVVNDLRLEIKNQGTVDFVYDGSNAVVVKASVGSKDQSTTCDKSIAVGETKTALYTSVQAYASDYGIDTTNYDLPVDVNVNVTVNPEHVIDEVTYANNNLVYPVRITAPDLVVEIGVPSVVVESTVPTPITLEVTNKGEVPSVATTMVYSISGTPEETINVPALQPGQSFNVSRNRVLLKGTYTLALKVNPNGVTDYETTFENNRVTRTVNCYLYPTTSVVLPQDLVLVPGTTYDLPIVVKGAENLAAYQMTFTFDPAAFTVTDVTSGAIPLTAKNIETGTVTFNGGTTTGVGGDVTVATVHLSATGSSGTESALNLDAKLWDANEYAIPVEVTPGSAVLLLYGDANGDGTVDQADTLRVLKEVVGLTASPASGTTAFLQTDVHENRAIEVGDAMFIAQKNVGLRDHYFRIV, encoded by the coding sequence TTGGTCCTGCTGGCCCCCGCCACGGCAGGAATACCTGACGGCACGGTCGTCCAGACGGACGAGAAAGTGCCTGTCATTGTCGTCCTCAAGGACCAACCGGACCGCGGAACGAATTTCTTGACGATGAAAGCCGAGGCTGCCACCAGTCAGGCATCGGTGCTCTCGTCCATCAGTGTGATCGACGGTGCTGCTGCGCAGTCTGCGGAGCAGTTCTGGATCGTGAACGCGATCCGGATCGAGGCCGACCAGGCAGCGATTGAAAGGATCGCCCTCCTCCCGGGGGTCGACCATGTGGAGCCCGACATGAGGGTGATGGTCAACGACCCCGTTAGCAAGGTGTCAAGCGTCGTCGATACCCAGTACACGAGAAGCGATGAGGCGTACCTCATGCCCTGGAACCTTGACTGGGTCGAGACACCCGGCGTCTGGTGCGCCGGCAACATGGGCGAAGGGGTCACGATCGCGGTCGTGGACACCGGTATCGACGGTTCTCACCCGGCCTTCGGCGGCCGTGTCAAGGCCTTCGCCGACTTTGTGAACGGGGAGAATGAATCTGCCTATGACGACGAAGGTCACGGTACCCATTGTGCCGGCACCGCCGCCGGCGGTGAGGTCGCGGTCTCTACAGATTATGAGGGCAATGTGGACGTCGTCCTCGGCGTCGCCCCGAAGGCCGACCTGATCGGCGCAAAGGTACTGGACTTTGAGGGAAGCGGGTGGATCTCCGACATCCTCAAAGGCATCCAGTGGTCGGTCGAGAACGACGCCGATGTGGTCTCTCTCAGTGCGGGGTCATACTTCTGGAGAGCGGAGACAAAACCCGGCGAGGAAGACGAATCGTGTCCTATGATCGAACCAGGGGAGACACTGACTCTGACCCTCGAGGTCTCCTCGAATTATGCTGATGGCGATGACGTCTATGAACCCCAATTCGTCGTCGGCGGGTATGTGCTTGAGCAGATGGGATACTATAACTCTGCAACGCCATATACGCCCGCCCCTGCCAACCTGACGTTCTCCCTTACCGCACCCGGTGATGTCACGCCAGCGGGGGGGCTCATCGACTGGGACGGCTTTGACCATTCCCCCTACACGGTGATGTTCAAGGCGCCGTACACGAGCAACAGCGGGAACTGGAATGGTTTCTGGACGGTGAATATCACCAACAACGACAACGGAACGGTCTACCTGAAAAAGGTCGTGATCGCCGAGGCTTACGAGTCTGATGGGAACTCCGCTTTTGACAGAACTCTGAACAACCTTGTCGAGGGCGGTGTGGTGGCAGTCGTTGCGGCAGGCAACGACGGGTACTATGGTACCGGCACGGTCAGCACGCCCGGCACGGCGCAGGACGTCATCACGGTCGGGGCCACCGACTACTGCATGGACTACCGGGCGAGTTTCAGTTCCATCGGGCCGGTGAACCGGGCAAACCCCTACGTCAAGCCTGATGTGATGGCGCCCGGCGTCGGCATTCTCTCCGCCTATCCGGGCGGACAGTACGCCGTGATGGACGGCACTTCGATGGCCACCCCCTGTGTTGCCGGCACCGCCGCCCTCATGCTCGCCGGGAACGATACCCTGACCCCGGCAGAGGTCAAGCAAGCCCTGATGGACTCGGCCGTCCATATCAAAGAGGACGGCACGGCGATGGCCACCCCCGAACTGAACAATCTCTACGGCGCCGGCCGGATCAGTGCGTACAGGGCGGTCGAAGCGACTGGCGGCCTGCACGGTGCGCCTGAAGTGTCTTCTTCTCTTACCGAACTCTTCGGTGGGCCGTATTACAACCAGGCCGACCCCGACACCGTGAAGATGCTCGCGGTCTGCTGGAATGCCACGGCATCGGCTCCGGTCGCCAACGAGACGGTGAATTTCTATCTTTCAGACTATAATTACGCGAATTGGGACATTATCCGCTCAGATTCGGCCGTAACGGATGCCGACGGCATGGCGACCGTCGCCTTCGACATCTCTACGCTCACCCCGGGCCGAAATTTCAAGGCCGAGGTGACGTGGGGAGACCATGTCCTGTCCGGTTTCTGGAGCAAGTACTACTCCCAGGACGGCGGCGGCACTTCCGTCACCCCTGCCCCGCTCTATGAGGCTCAGTCCTTTATCGCCCCGCTGGACGGCGCCGTCACGATGCGTTACCCCCTCATCGACACCGACGGATCGGCCTACACCGAACCGGTCAGACTGGTGGTGAAGAACGCTACAATTACCTTCTATAATGAAACCCTGACCCCGGTCGACGGTGTCGTCACGGCCACCGTCGATTTTGCGGGCTTCGACATCGACCCGACCAACTATTGGTCCCGCCCCTACATCCTGATCAACGATCGGAACGCCGGGACAGTGTCGTTCTCGTATGAGATCTACTATGAGGCCTTCTCCTCTCCGAAACTGGCGATATGCCCGCCCGGCAGTTCAATCGACATCGCCCTGGAGGTCGCCGGCCACCATAGTGGTGGGGTCGTCACCTCGAAGGACTATCGGGTGGACGTGACCTCTTTCACCGAGACGGAGATCCTCTCCCTCCCGCCAGAACTCCTGGGTCAGTTCGCGACCGGAACACCTGTCGACGCGGCCGCTCTCCTTGAGGCGGCGGAGGGTCTGACCCCCGTAGAGTCGACCGGGACGGTCAGCGTCACCAACGGAATCGGCATCTATAACTTCACGATGCCGGCAGACTGCTCTGTAGCGGTCGTCAAATTTTTCGACCCATCTTACGAGGATTACGGCTATTATGACTCTTCCATGGTATCGGTCGTCTATGGTTCGATGTCGCCATGGACCCTTCACCGTGTGACCGCCCCGATGCCGGTTGCGCTGGATACTCTCGACAGCACCTTTATCGGCGTCTCAGACTACACATGGCCGTCGACCTGGAACCAGAGCGAGTACCGCTCGGTGCCCGGCAGTCAGGCCACCCTCCAGGCCGTTGTCTGTACGATAAACGGCACGACGTACGATGTGACCCCTGACGCCGGGAAGACGGTCAGGCTGTACACCGTCGACGGTGTCAGGACGAACACGACCGGCGCCGACGGCACCTGCACGTTCACGCTCGACGTGGCAGGAAAGAGTTTTGAAGACGTGATCCTGCTCACCGAGGGCATCGATGTCGCTGCAGGGACGTTGAATTATATACCCTTCTCGATTTACTCATCCAGCCGCGTCCCTGCCGGCCTCCTCGGATGTGACCCGGAAGCCGCTGCAGCGGTCGTGACCCTCAATCCAGCTTCGGAGACCCGGTGGATGGATGTCACGTATCAGGGCAGTGGTTCGTATCAGGTGGCGCTCCATTCCTATGGCCCGGACGACACCCCCATCGTTGAGCGCGGTATATTTGCGGCAAGCCCCTGGGTCGGGTGGCTTACAGAGGGGACCGAGTTTGCCGACACCTTCGCCTACACCGGTGACTGGACCAAGACCATCGCCCCGAGCGTGAACGGCACCTATGAGGGCCGCGCCTCGGTGGTGTGGGACGGACGTTTCGTCGGGTACATGGGCCGGATGTTCAGCGTACCCGAGGCCTCCGTCAACTACGAAGTGAAACCCGACGTTCTGGTCGGCACAACGGTTCCGGTGACCTTCACCGTCACCGACAATGACGGCAACCCGGTCGGCGGAGCCAAGGTCGGGTTCTTCCTCGGCGGCGCTACCTTCTTCGATTACACCGGAAACGATGACGATGTCCGCCCGATCAACATTGATCACATGAACATGTGGTACCCCGACCCGTACTCCGAGGTGCTCACGGGCTATACCAAAGCGAACGGGCAGGTCACCCTGGACGTCCACGCGCCTTCCGCCGAGATGGCGCTCGAAAGGAGGGCGCTTGGGTTCTCTGACTATATATTCTACAAGACGGTCTGCTACAAGGGCGACGAGGTCATCAAGCCGGACCTCTGGTATTATGACGGATGGTACTATGACGGCGCCTTCAAACTCACCGCCGAGGCCCTGCCCGACTTCGTCCCTGTCGTCAGCGCCCCCCATGTGGTGAAGTTGTACAGGAACGACTCGGTCGTGGTCAATGACCTTCGTCTTGAGATCAAGAACCAGGGCACCGTGGACTTCGTGTACGACGGGAGCAACGCCGTTGTGGTGAAGGCCTCCGTCGGTTCCAAGGACCAGTCCACCACCTGTGATAAGAGTATCGCCGTCGGCGAAACAAAGACCGCCCTGTACACGAGTGTCCAGGCCTACGCCTCCGACTACGGCATCGACACCACTAACTACGACCTGCCGGTGGACGTGAACGTGAACGTCACGGTCAACCCGGAGCATGTGATCGACGAGGTCACCTACGCGAACAACAACCTGGTCTATCCGGTGCGGATCACCGCCCCCGACCTTGTGGTGGAGATCGGGGTCCCGTCGGTCGTGGTCGAGAGCACCGTCCCCACCCCGATCACCCTCGAGGTGACGAACAAAGGCGAAGTACCTTCGGTGGCCACGACGATGGTCTACTCGATCAGCGGCACGCCGGAGGAGACGATCAATGTTCCCGCCCTTCAACCAGGTCAGAGTTTCAATGTCTCGAGGAACCGGGTTCTTCTCAAGGGCACCTACACCCTGGCTCTCAAGGTGAACCCGAACGGTGTCACTGACTATGAGACGACATTCGAGAACAACCGGGTCACCAGGACGGTGAACTGCTACCTCTACCCGACAACCTCCGTCGTGCTGCCCCAGGATCTTGTCCTGGTGCCGGGCACGACCTATGACCTGCCGATCGTGGTGAAGGGTGCAGAGAACCTCGCGGCCTACCAGATGACCTTCACCTTCGACCCGGCGGCCTTCACGGTCACGGATGTGACCTCGGGTGCGATTCCACTGACCGCAAAGAACATCGAGACAGGCACTGTCACATTCAATGGCGGGACCACAACCGGTGTCGGCGGTGACGTGACCGTGGCCACGGTCCACCTTTCAGCGACCGGTTCGAGTGGAACCGAATCGGCGCTCAACCTTGACGCCAAACTCTGGGACGCAAACGAGTATGCGATCCCGGTCGAGGTGACCCCCGGCAGCGCTGTCCTCCTCCTGTACGGCGATGCGAATGGCGACGGAACGGTCGATCAGGCCGACACCCTCCGCGTCCTGAAAGAAGTCGTCGGTCTGACGGCGAGTCCGGCCTCCGGAACAACGGCCTTCCTCCAGACAGACGTCCATGAGAACCGTGCGATCGAGGTCGGCGACGCGATGTTCATCGCCCAGAAGAATGTGGGCCTCAGGGACCACTACTTCAGGATTGTGTGA